Sequence from the Rutidosis leptorrhynchoides isolate AG116_Rl617_1_P2 chromosome 3, CSIRO_AGI_Rlap_v1, whole genome shotgun sequence genome:
attgaactttcaccaaattcctattgtatgcatccaactttcaaatatcctattgtatgtattcaactatttaatttgttttattgtaTGTATTATGTAACTTATACACCAGATATCCGGTTAATGTGTAAAAAAATTCGTAGACGGTCTAACAGCAAACTTTTTTCAATTGCAAACCTTCTTTAACATATTCACATAACTATTTGTTAACAACCTTAGTTATTACTAGTCTTTAAACTTCAAAGTTTTATTAATAGGAGTCTAAATTATTACTTCGTAAATAGCAAACTAAAACACATACCTACATACCTGATAAATGAGACATGTTCTAACCTGAAATCACATTGTCTTCTTGATTGAACATGCCATATCCGTCGCATGAAGGGTTACAGAGAGTTTAAAGATAAATGAGACATGTTGACTTGAGCTTGGATCATTTTGTAATTGTGGTAAAAATATtaataaactaattttttttaaagGAAAAATGTCGTCACTATTCAGGAAACTTAACTACATTCGCGATTATATGTCACTTTAATTTTATTCAACACACATTACACATGCAGCGAAGACATTTCTCAAAGCAACCTGACAAATGGTCAAACTTAAGTCAACAACTCAGCCACACTACACGTGCACATTATATTATTGAATCCTACTTATAAATACACTGACACTAACATTCACTTGATCCACATACACTGTCTTTCAATCACACCCATTCTACTCAACATCTCTCTCTACCCACACTTTCCTTTTTCCGTCAAATTATTAActaaaattaaatatttaaatatataatataaatatactcCAATCAACTCAATCAACAAAACAAACCAATACTAATTCACCTATAACCAACTATACCATACAAAATCAATCACTCTTTATTTAGATCCACTACTAACAATGATAACCGGCCATGATTTCTACACAGTTATGGCAGCCATGGTTCCATTATACGTGGCTATGATTCTAGCATACGGTAGTGTACGATGGTGGAAGATATTTTCACCCGATCAATGTTCTGGAATTAATCGATTTGTTGCGATTTTTGCGGTCCCGCTTCTTTCGTTTCACTTCATTTCATTAAATAATCCGTACGAGATGAATTTTCGATTCATTGCTGCTGATACACTTCAGaaaatcatcatgcttgttgtcctAGGGTTTTGGGCTAAATTCACCAAAAATGGAAGCTTAGAATGGATGATTACCACTTTTTCGCTTTCTACGCTGCCTAATACTTTAGTAATGGGCATTCCATTGCTAATTGCAATGTATGGTGATTATTCAGGGTCACTTATGGTTCAGGTGTGATTATATTATATCATAATGTATTtgaataatttaattttaattaaatagtAATCAATAGATGTAAACTGTTATGTTCTAAGTTAATAATTGCTGATCAAATGTTTATTTTTTAGGTGGTGGTGTTGCAATGTATTATATGGTACACTTTGTTGCTATTTTTGTTTGAGTTTCGTGGGGCAAAAATTTTGATAATGGAACAATTTCCGGAAACTGCGGGGTCGATTGTGTCGTTTAAGGTGGAATCGGATGTCGTGTCACTTGATGGACACGATTTTTTGGAAACGGATGCAGAGATAGGGGACGATGGGAAGCTTCATGTGAGGGTGAGGAAATCGAATGTTTCTAGAAGGTCGGTCGGGTTAGGGGGTGGGATGACTCCGCGCCCGTCTAATTTGACTGGCGCGGAGATTTACAGTTTGAGTTCGTGGAGAAATCAAACTCCGAGAGGATCGAACTTTAATCACTCGGATTTTTACTCTATGATGGGGTTTCCGGGTGGAAGGTTATCGAATTTTGGTCCGGCTGATATGTACTCTGTTCAATCGTCGAGGGGACCAACCCCTCGACCATCAAATTTTGAAGAAAGTACGGCTCCCGGACCGTTGAATTCTCCGAGGTTTGGGTCTTACCCGACCCCAAACCCGGAGATTACATCAACCGTGAAAAAGCCCGTAAAAGGCTTACAACAACAACCTCAAGTGGTACAAAGTAAGGCAAAAATTGAAGACAAAGAGCTTCACATGTTTGTGTGGAGCGCTAGTGCTTCACCCGTTTCTGAACGGGGCGGACTCCACGTGTTTGGCAGTAATGATTATGGAGCTCCGATAGAAGATCGACCCGATCACGATGATGCTAAGGAAATTCGGATGGTGGTCTCCTCTGATCACTCGGAAACAAAAGGTAAAAAAGCTCATTTTATTCAAATAACGTGTTTCAACAAGTTCAATTAATATATTATGCATTGTAGGAAATTGAACTTAATTGGATTATATGGTGTTTAGGTGAATTAAAGCATGAAGATTTCAGTTTCGGTGGTGGTGGAGATGGCGATGGGGAGACAAAACTCGGATCGAACTCAACCGGAGAGCTCCCGCAAAAGGAGGTGGCCGGAATAAATGGGAACGCCGGAAAACAAATGCCGCCGGCGAGTGTTATGACCCGATTGATATTGATTATGGTTTGGAGGAAACTTATCCGGAACCCGAACACGTATTCGAGTCTCATTGGTCTAATCTGGTCCCTTGTTTCTTTCAGGTAATTAGTATATTTTGTACCCTTTGACTTTGACTATtctgtttaaaataaaaattaaaagactGGTGGTGTAATTATATGGAATGGCGGTCGACATGTGACTACTAATGAAAGATAATGTTATCAAttgattaattaataaattaatttgatATTAACGGTATGTTTTAAcgagtttaattattataatgataatgatgacaGATGGCATGTGGTGATGCCAAAAATTATAGAGAAATCCATCTCAATACTCTCGGATGCTGGTCTTGGGATGGCCATGTTTAGTTTAGgtgagttttatttttttatttttaattaattcaTATAAACATTTAAAATTTAGTATTTGGTtgatatttatttaatttttggaggcaattattattgttatatttttttGGTAgaagtgataatgataatgattgatGAATAGACTTGCTTGCGGTCCCGTGTGGTGGGTACTTGATTTTAATGGAACGTAACATCAATCTTATTGATTGATTACATTTGTTAATGTCAATGATTTAATTCGTATTTCTTGCTTTTGTCAATATTCTTTTAATTTTAAGAAACATTATTTAATAAACTTTTCTGTCTAATTGATGGTATTTAGTCAAATCCCtgtcttaagattacataatttgCTCGACACCTATATGAATCAATTTGGAAGATTAATTTTAATGTTGTTTTGAAGGTTTGTTTATGGCGCTTCAACCAAAACTAATTGCGTGCGGAAATTCAGTAGCCACTTTTTCAATGGCCGTGAGATTTTTAACGGGTCCAGCGGTAATGGCTGCCGCTTCCCTTATTGTCGGCCTTCGTGGTACCCTTCTTCGTATTGCTATCGTGCAGGTAATTAAATTTCTATTTTCGTAAACAACTAacgttaaatattttttttaattagtcGTGATTAATGACAGGCGGCACTTCCACAAGGAATTGTTCCGTTCGTTTTCGCTAAAGAATACAATGTTCATCCAACAATTCTCAGCACTGCGTAAGCGAAAACTGAACCATATGCACTCCTACTTCTTAACATAAATCAACTAAACATTATCTGTTTTAGAAAATGTGTTCAAACTAGTATGGAGAACTTTGAAGTATTATTTGCACGATTTGTGTAATGATATGTTCTCTAAGTTGATTTGTACACCACCTGTTTTTTTGTCATACACCATCAAATTAACTTTTTAGACAATTTTACTTTTTAAGAATTTAACAATTTTAATCGGGAGTAAATTCGTACTGAAAAATAGGTTAGTGATGCATGACAAAAGAAGATGATATATGGATCACTCCCTAAAATATCATAGTGTGAATATCGAATAAGAAAGTTGATGTGATAACGTAAAACTTGTTACTCGTTTTATACTCACATTTTTTGAATTTTATGCAGGGTGATATTTGGAATGTTGATTGCATTACCCATAACCCTCGTCTACTACATTCTTCTTGGCCTGTGAGATTGACATTGGGTTGAGAAACAAGAAATGGAGAAGAGGAAGCAATTCTATAAAATCTAATATCGATTCATGTAAGACAAAGTTTAGTCCTCCAACAAGTTAATCGTTCAAGGGGTCAACATTAAAACAAGTGCATTGAT
This genomic interval carries:
- the LOC139896846 gene encoding auxin efflux carrier component 7 — translated: MITGHDFYTVMAAMVPLYVAMILAYGSVRWWKIFSPDQCSGINRFVAIFAVPLLSFHFISLNNPYEMNFRFIAADTLQKIIMLVVLGFWAKFTKNGSLEWMITTFSLSTLPNTLVMGIPLLIAMYGDYSGSLMVQVVVLQCIIWYTLLLFLFEFRGAKILIMEQFPETAGSIVSFKVESDVVSLDGHDFLETDAEIGDDGKLHVRVRKSNVSRRSVGLGGGMTPRPSNLTGAEIYSLSSWRNQTPRGSNFNHSDFYSMMGFPGGRLSNFGPADMYSVQSSRGPTPRPSNFEESTAPGPLNSPRFGSYPTPNPEITSTVKKPVKGLQQQPQVVQSKAKIEDKELHMFVWSASASPVSERGGLHVFGSNDYGAPIEDRPDHDDAKEIRMVVSSDHSETKGELKHEDFSFGGGGDGDGETKLGSNSTGELPQKEVAGINGNAGKQMPPASVMTRLILIMVWRKLIRNPNTYSSLIGLIWSLVSFRWHVVMPKIIEKSISILSDAGLGMAMFSLGLFMALQPKLIACGNSVATFSMAVRFLTGPAVMAAASLIVGLRGTLLRIAIVQAALPQGIVPFVFAKEYNVHPTILSTAVIFGMLIALPITLVYYILLGL